From a region of the Leptospira kmetyi serovar Malaysia str. Bejo-Iso9 genome:
- a CDS encoding sugar phosphate nucleotidyltransferase, which yields MKPTQDKVAVVLAAGKGTRMKTDQPKVAVELNGKPLLLHVLDHLKGSGVERIVVVVGYKKELVQALCSGIPGISFAEQTEQLGTAHALLCAEPELKGFQGSVIVACGDVPMITSETFANIVKEHKQNEFSATILSAVVEKPTGYGRIIRNTSGDVTAIVEEKDSNAEEKLINEINTGTYVFDGDGLFDSLRQIGNSNAQGEYYLPDLVKLYRNSGKKLGAMKLKNHLESHGVNSPEDLQMLSAMIKGEAVHP from the coding sequence ATGAAACCTACTCAGGATAAGGTCGCTGTGGTACTAGCCGCAGGGAAGGGCACCCGTATGAAGACGGATCAGCCTAAGGTTGCGGTAGAGCTGAATGGCAAGCCGCTACTTCTCCATGTACTCGATCACCTGAAAGGATCCGGCGTGGAACGGATCGTAGTCGTTGTAGGCTACAAAAAAGAATTAGTCCAAGCGCTTTGTTCCGGAATTCCCGGAATCAGCTTCGCGGAACAAACCGAACAACTCGGAACAGCACACGCTCTTCTTTGTGCGGAACCGGAACTCAAAGGTTTTCAGGGTTCCGTAATCGTTGCTTGCGGCGACGTTCCGATGATCACTTCCGAAACCTTCGCAAACATAGTTAAAGAACATAAACAAAACGAATTCTCCGCTACCATTCTTTCCGCAGTTGTGGAAAAACCCACCGGTTACGGAAGAATCATCCGTAACACTTCGGGCGACGTTACGGCTATCGTGGAAGAAAAAGATTCCAACGCGGAAGAAAAACTCATCAACGAAATCAACACCGGAACCTATGTGTTCGACGGTGATGGACTTTTCGATTCTCTCAGACAAATCGGTAACTCCAACGCTCAGGGAGAATACTATCTTCCCGATCTCGTGAAATTATACAGAAACTCAGGAAAGAAACTCGGCGCTATGAAACTGAAAAATCATCTCGAAAGTCACGGAGTGAATTCTCCCGAAGACCTGCAGATGCTTTCCGCAATGATCAAAGGGGAGGCCGTCCATCCATGA